The DNA region tcatgttcatgttgtgtgaaacactatcaaaatgtccactgttgatgaTATTATACTTATGTTTTCAATAgtgattttaacacttttaatataggaagtcctcggctatgcagagaccattattaatcagaaatctagtgtacatagttttacATTAGGAtatgcagtcttgaatttacaaacagtcggcaAGTACCAAAGAACAGATGAAACActgatcaaatgtagttttcagtcacgctcatgtaagtcatattcaactcgttCAGTTttaccttcattcatttttgatttccatcttcaacacatgatttattgacaacacatttttaaacataatggtttaactaatttctaatatctACTTTTTTATCTACTCCATGGTGACAGTTAgtgcataacattttactagttattttgcaagactgTTGTATTCAGACTTAAAGTCCATTAACgtattttatagtctttaattcagattaaagtgtaatttaaagacttaatcagTTAACTATGAAAGTTGAAACAATTAGTCAcattattttgtaactgatttgttgtatatatcaaaaatatacagtaaatatttcttaaagagGCTAAAAGtactgaccttatttttatttaaattaaaaactgcttatattcacGAAATTAATAATACGAAAtaggacttattatgactccagaataattatttttaggaaacactgtgaacattttcagaaacattattttaaatgaatggtagggcaaaataaattgacttcaactgtaggcctgtcTGTTAAAGTTTTCAGGTGCAACAATGTGCTTTGATGTATtagaatgttagaaatgtgttatcctacaccagtacaaagttacttgtcaaataaattaacaaggaagattattttgagtttaagttatttaattatcttgtttatgaagactgcagagtgtggcatgaaaaaaatgatttagattttttttttttgtgaattttgtgatatatatgttaaaatttGCCCCCAAAAGTACAAGTGCTTCCTGCCCGCCCCCCACATGGTTAGttgtaagctaatgtaatttcataatgcaaatcttaaaatcATGGTAACCAACAAAtgatatatattatcatatatattatatatatcatatatattaaatgaaatatattaatgtaattcaaatgtataaaatatgaattgatgtttactttaaactttaattatattgttctattaaaaaatatatatatttttaaagattttgtcaaataaaagatttttttagagtcatccaccataattttgtggctaaaaagtatcggttaAGGCAGCGCTTTGACACcggttttattttaaaactaacgatttagaaaaaaaaaaaaaacgatacccaaccctagtgaGGACGCCTGAAAATTCTTTGTTCTTCCTCCAGGGTTTTGGCACTACAGTAACAAAGTTGAAGTCTTCAAGAACATATATTTACTTAAGTGTCAGTGTACACCACCCTTTGGGTGAGATGTCGATATAAGGTCCTGActctttggtcattaaaaattcataatgtccttcaaaaagagtaAATGAGTCTCCCTAGCATCCTGGCTAAtcttgcccactggcctctttccatcatggcctcctaaccatccccatattatcTGATTGGCTTCATCTCCACCAATAAGCTGGTGTGTGTGGTACACATCACATCTTGGTAGATTCTGCAAATTGGTGGTGGTTGAGGAGATTTCCCCAAATCTGTAAAGTGCATTGAGTGCCCAAAGCActtattgttaattattacttTAATTCATAACTCATATTTAATTCACaactttgttttaataaaaataaacaaagtaagcAGAAGACTGTCACAGATTACTGCAAcatcaacataaacaaacaatcagTATAAATGTACCTAGCATCAATAAAGCCACCTCATGGTGCAACTCAAGCTGGCCATAGTGAACTTTCCCAAGGACTTGCTTTTTCACCGTTAAAAATGGTTTGCTTTACACACTAAACAATTTTTTGCTTTACATGTTGGTCTTACAGCCTATTGGGGCAATGACAATGGTAGTGTAGTAAGTGGATTCTAGGGATTTGGATTCTTGGCCCTTGGCACAAGTTCCTATTCTGGGCCCCCTCAGTTGAAATCATGTTCTGAAGCCAGGGAAATTGTGCCATTTGGTAACCCCCTAGTCTTTATCATGGGAACCTTGAGGCTTCTGGACCTTATAAACTCTGCAGTACGTGGATTTCAGATCTTCTGCCTTCACTCTGAAGGTCTGTCTTCGAAGTCAAATCTTTATTCTCTTTGCGACTATCATCTGCAACCATATTGACAGAAACCcatgcaaatataaataaatgcatctaAAACTTCAAAGCCGTATTACATTTGACATAACAAAATCAACTGatgcttgttttatttaataaatcaacaaatgaaaacttttattaCTTAGTAAATAGAGGATCATGCAATACTTGACAGACAGCTTTTTGTCCGTTAAGGTTACAGTCACACAGCTGGGTTTgcccaaaaatttttttttagtaattttgaaaatgtgagttagcttaaagcaggggtcaccaatctcggcccaggagggccggtgtccctacaggattcagctccaacttgcctcaacacacctgcctggatgtttcaagtatacctagtaagaccttgattagcttgttcaggtgtgtttgattagggttggagctaaaatctgcaggacaccggccctccaggaacaagtttggtgaccactggcttAAAGGGTATACAGAATGTTACAACTGTAAATAACCAAATATGTGTGAAATTTACAGGACTGAAAACAGCATTTTGTTGCAATAAGTGAACAAGGGGAAAGTAATGTGTAAGcacattaatccatccatctatccattaacAGGACCTTTCTCCCACTCTTCTGCAGGTTCTCACCTATGGTTTTTCTTTACCTGAGCACTGTGATTCCCTCAGTCTGGTTCCTGGAGCTAAACCTCCTACAGTCCAATCTGCCCTTCAACTCAAGCACAAACTCTGACCCGCAACTCCTCTCCCAGATCCCGCTAACAATGGTGGGTGGAAAACAATTGTTAGCAATAAAACTCTGACTTGACCAGTAAAAAAAGTACAGGTACAGTCTTGAACAAAATCAGaatctctctctttctgcctCTGCTGTTTTGGAGGTTTCAGCACTCATAAATTCTGGGAAAGCAATAAACTTAAAACATTTGGATTGAAATTGATTCATGCATTGAAAGCAGACTATTTTCTGTAAAATGTCTGCCATTCTGGGAAAAGAATTGAATGCAGAAGATTAATACATTACTGAGGAGAGCTCAGTTTCACCTTTGACATATATGCCTTCTTTAAAAAGCTCAAACCCACACACTAATAACCACAGCACCACATATCTGAAAACTGCAGTTTTCTCTAACATTGACTTATCGAAGTTACCAggacagtgttggggaaagttaccttgaaaagtaatgcattacattattgagttactccccccaaAAGATGCATTGCTTAGTTACTCTTTATCGTAAGTAATGTGTCATGTTACTTTTGAGTTTAATCTCTTCCAAAACTTGTAGggtgtttttcctttttttaaatagaggagctctgcatttaaTGACACACTGTACTACCTGTACTATCTGTACTacattattcaattaaaaaaaaaaaattgaataatgttATTGTTCTTCTGATAAATTCCTGACACTacacatgctgtatatacagattaatgaaagttgaaAGGAacgtgtttgctacttttgtatttttgtcttattagttgagtaaactcactgtccattgagactatccccttttcttccatgtgttcaaaataatgagattacttccatcacagaaatgtaaggctctgccatcttggtgTCTGTTCCCACGGGGAGCTCATTTTCTAGTTGAATGTGTGATTCAACATGATTACACTATTTATAATTgagcaaactatttttaaaagaaaataattaaaactcgagttacatttttaaaaaagtaactaaaacaattttacgtcatttttaaagcaattcagtacttgttacttagaaaggTAATGTTATCATGTGACTCGCCTTACTaataatgcgttacccccaacactgctcACGTAAGcattcattgacttccattgggAACTTGTATGACAACTTTCTTATTATGAACAATCATAAAATGAATAAGATGTCTTAAAAATTACAATTGGAAACTGCCTTGTCTATCACTGAAAAGAAGCTATAATTGTAGCTTGCACAATGACTCAACTTTTGTAGAAATTAAGGAAAACTAAAGTGATGGTCAGTCACACATTATTTCAAAAAGGTCACAAGGCACAAAATATGAGCTCATGGTGACAGTTCAAAATAACTGAGCCAACCCCTTGCATAGCAAATATGCAACCTCGCTTTCAAAAATAAAgtcctatatacagttgaagtcagaattattagccccctatttatttattttttcccaatttctgtttaaaggagagaagattttttcaacacatttctcaacataatagttttaatagctcatctctaataactgatttattttatcttacccatgatgacagtaaataatatatattttagatttttccaacacacttttaaacaatagttttaataactaatttttaataactgatttattttgcggttgccatcatgacagtacattatatttggctagatatttttcaagacacttctatacagcttaaagtgacacttaaaggcttaactaggttaattaggtcaactaagcaggttagggtaattaggcaagttattgtcgaacgatggtttgttttgtagactgtaaaagatatttATAGCTTAAAACGGCtactaattttgaccttaaaatgtttttttttttttttttttaataaaaactgctttaacttttagacattaacttttttagaactttttttctagccgaaataaaacaaataagaattttctccagaagaaaaaatattatcagaaatactgtgaaaatttctttgctctgttaaacatcatttaggaaatattttaaaaagaaaaaaaaattcaaagggggtctaataatttggACTGTATATCGATTATTGTCATCTATCAATAAATGacccttacaaaaaaaaaaaaaaaaaaaaaaaaaacaacaacaaaacaaccttCACCCACAATTTGTAACGCAACATAACCAAACAGGCCAGTATTTTTGTATTATAGCCAAGTTTGTTTTGCTCTCCTTTTAAATCTAAATTTTCTGTCTCTCTGAACAAAATTTTATATTCTCTTAATATTCTACATACAACTTAATTCTATTAAAAAACATACAGCAATActacacattaaaataaacattcttcatCAAAATGCCAGTAGTAAATGAAATTTTAGGTTGGCCTCCAGGCTGGCGAATCAGATGTTTGTGTCCTCAAGAATATCATTACAAAGCTAGACTCAAGATCATGATTGAGTGCCTAAATATGTGACAGTGAAGCTCTTTTTCTACTTTAATTGTAAGTATAAAGTAGTTTAAAACACTTTTGCAGAATTATACAGAAAATTAACTTCCACTGCCCATTCCCACTGCAGAGTTGCTTTTAACATTTCAGCTATCACCTCCGTATCCTCCTGACAGCTGCGAATCTGAATATTCAGTATATTGTTTAATATTGATGACTGTGGCAATTTCTTTGTCGCACATTCATGTGGGTGGAAAGCTCACAGGATATCTGTCAAAATATTCAGCAAAAGCTAATCAGCGACTTTAGTGGAAAGCTTTTAGGGGAAACCGTATCATCTCAGTTGTCCTCTTTTATTAGGTAAATCCTCAAATGCATCTTTTGTTCAGGCACTCCAATGAGTCAAAGCAATCAATTTGTTCTTAGAAACTGTTTGAACCTTTTTAATCTGGTATAACAATAACATCTTAACAACAATTTTGATTCTTGCATTCAAATTATCGCAGTCTCACTGTGTGCTCTTGCTGTCTGGTCTGTTACCATGGTGATTAGACTATTTGTgtgtctctctttgtgtgtgtgtgtgtgtaagacagGGCTTGGAGGAACTTGATCCCGAGAACTGGGTGAAGGCTCTAGAGCAGACTATGCTGATCATTTTGGTTGTGGGCCGCTGGCTGATGCCGAAGGGCGACATGTCCCGTGACCAGCTCTCTCAGCTCCTCATGGCTTATGTTGGGCTTGGAGCTGATATTCTGGACATTTTTGACACTTTTAAGGAGCCGCAAGTGAAGACAAATCCGGCTGTGATCATTGTTGGCCTGAGTTTGTTCTCCTGGGCCTTGATGCAGTTTCCTGTTGTTCTCACCCAGACCAGTCATCCTAAAATCCAGGAAGAAGATCAGTTAGCGGCCGCGCCGTGTGGGGAAGCATGCTGGACTGTTTCCTGCTGCTCCAGTGAAGTCTGGAGCCTTCTGCTAACTGTGGGTCTGCAGGATGGACCGTTCCTGATTTACCGTCTGTACCTCATGATACGTGAGAATGTTCTGAACCAGCTGATGATCTTCTTCACATGCAAGAACATCCTTACTGTTTTGCTGGAGGTCTACAGGatttttgttgttcattttgaacaaaacaaTTCAGAGAGGAGAACGCAGTCAAGTGACCCGCCTCAGAGACACTCAGAATGGACTGAAGAAGAGAATGTAGAAGTCACCTCTCAGGAATAGCGTCtacctcatttattcatttacttttcagcttagtccctatgttaattaggggtcgccacagcggaataaactgccaacttatccagcatgtgttcagtcagcggatgcccttccagccggaacccaacactgggaaacacccatacacactctttttcacacacatacactacaggcaatttagttcattcaattcaccaacagtgcatgtctttggactgtgggggaaaccagaggacccggaggaaacccacgccaacatggggagaacatgcaaactctacacagaaacggcaactggccCAGCTTGGGCTTGatccagcgactttcttgctgtgaggtatttgtgctacccactgcgccaacatGACACCCAGCatctgaatcaatcaatcaatcaatcaatcaatcaatcaatcaatcaattaatcaatcaatcaatctgtctATGTCTATACAGTCAAAGTCAATCCTGTCTGTCAGTTTCGATCAATCAGTTAACCTGTCTGCCTGTTTGTCTTCCTATGTATCTTCCTGTATCAattcaaacaattatttttgtctATCAAtatcaatgaatgaattaaatgatacaagattgaatgaacaaataagagaatgaatgaataaatgaataaattaatctcTGCATGATTGCCTGcctattcaatcaatcaatcaatcaatcaatcaatcaatcaatcaatcaatcaatcaatcaatcaatcaatcaatcaatcaatcaatcaattaattaatcatttacccacccactatctatctatctatctatctatctatctatctatctatctatctatctatctatctatctatctatctatctatctatctatctatctatctatctatctatctatctatcatttaaaaataaaagtaaggtTAAACTTACTCAAAATTCTTACGTATTGTAAAACATCCTAATTACATTCGCAATTTTAGAGTCTGCCAGTCAGAGCGTGGGCAACAACAGCACAGCACAGGTGGTGATGGTGGTTTCAGTACGTCTCTTGGCCAGCAGATGGCAGCGTGAACAAATTGATGACGGGCAGAGCTGTGATGAATTTCTTCAACTGCTGCGTGTGGTGGAGATCATGACGCCTCTTCAACTGTAACGACACGCACCCTCTGCACGCAGTAACCTGTGACATTTTACCATCTAACATCAGATCAATAGGTAACAAA from Danio rerio strain Tuebingen ecotype United States chromosome 8, GRCz12tu, whole genome shotgun sequence includes:
- the LOC101883956 gene encoding transmembrane protein 26 isoform X2 — its product is MGVALLGVEMAITVKYTRNTEWRWFSPMVFLYLSTVIPSVWFLELNLLQSNLPFNSSTNSDPQLLSQIPLTMGLEELDPENWVKALEQTMLIILVVGRWLMPKGDMSRDQLSQLLMAYVGLGADILDIFDTFKEPQVKTNPAVIIVGLSLFSWALMQFPVVLTQTSHPKIQEEDQLAAAPCGEACWTVSCCSSEVWSLLLTVGLQDGPFLIYRLYLMIRENVLNQLMIFFTCKNILTVLLEVYRIFVVHFEQNNSERRTQSSDPPQRHSEWTEEENVEVTSQE
- the LOC101883956 gene encoding transmembrane protein 26 isoform X1, with the protein product MCRVLNILSALLSRFLFAVHGVVTVWRVVEVTGEASYWLLVMGVALLGVEMAITVKYTRNTEWRWFSPMVFLYLSTVIPSVWFLELNLLQSNLPFNSSTNSDPQLLSQIPLTMGLEELDPENWVKALEQTMLIILVVGRWLMPKGDMSRDQLSQLLMAYVGLGADILDIFDTFKEPQVKTNPAVIIVGLSLFSWALMQFPVVLTQTSHPKIQEEDQLAAAPCGEACWTVSCCSSEVWSLLLTVGLQDGPFLIYRLYLMIRENVLNQLMIFFTCKNILTVLLEVYRIFVVHFEQNNSERRTQSSDPPQRHSEWTEEENVEVTSQE